The Sphingobium sp. JS3065 genome includes a region encoding these proteins:
- a CDS encoding flavin reductase family protein: MIDEQFKQAMRRLASTIAILTGGEGDGWTGIVATAVTSVTADPPTLLAAVNRTTSLSPVLHENDRFCVNLLAKRHRDLVSVFSGAIKGRQRFDTGEWQPSPSGLPVLCDAAASLECQITSRIDVGTHTLFIGEVVEIVNHPMIDPLIWMDGRFASAALGD; this comes from the coding sequence ATGATCGACGAACAATTCAAACAGGCCATGCGGCGGCTTGCTTCCACGATTGCCATTCTGACGGGCGGCGAAGGTGATGGCTGGACGGGGATTGTCGCAACGGCGGTGACATCGGTCACCGCCGATCCGCCCACCTTGTTGGCTGCAGTCAACCGCACGACCAGCCTGTCGCCGGTGCTTCATGAAAATGACCGCTTCTGCGTCAATCTGCTGGCTAAACGTCATCGCGACCTTGTTTCGGTCTTCAGCGGGGCCATCAAGGGCAGGCAAAGATTTGACACCGGCGAGTGGCAGCCATCGCCTTCCGGTCTGCCCGTCCTGTGCGACGCCGCCGCGAGCCTGGAATGTCAGATCACGTCACGCATCGATGTCGGCACCCATACATTGTTCATCGGTGAGGTAGTTGAAATCGTCAACCATCCCATGATCGACCCTTTGATCTGGATGGACGGCCGGTTTGCGTCGGCGGCGCTGGGCGATTGA
- a CDS encoding GMC family oxidoreductase — protein MTDYIVIGAGSAGAIIAARLSEDANANVVLIEAGGRDSSFLYHMPAGYLGLVKAGMGNWCYETVPQPGLNGRTMYFPRGKVLGGSSSINALVFVRGNAGDFDGWAESGAQGWSYRECLPYFKKLESFEKGEDPYRGGNGPIGVSAGPPIEDMSDLGQAVIRAGIEAGYRINPDYNGATQEGFGSANSNIANGRRQSTASTYLAQAAGRPNFRIISSAHVTRILFEKGRAVGVEYISKKKLHRLDTGGEIILSGGAVHSPQLLQLSGVGPAALLRAAGVDVVVDLPGVGENLQDHLTVNLQQEITKPWSELGKMKPLNTIKALAQYALFTSGPTTSNGQEILAFLKSDNALAEPDIQFHFPKIMVQDHGRIIIKREGITAVANFSRPRSRGTVRISSADPRQAPVIDPKYFSDPEDIRITREAIRMGRDIFAQPAFDDLRGPEFAPGEQVQSDEDLDQYIRDTIYSGYHACGTCKMGVDELAVVDPTTLKVRGIDGLRVADASIMPAIVSGNTNAASMMIGEKAADLIKGISPAMS, from the coding sequence TTGACCGACTATATCGTCATTGGCGCGGGTTCCGCAGGTGCGATCATCGCTGCCCGCCTCTCGGAGGACGCAAACGCCAATGTCGTGCTGATCGAAGCCGGGGGGCGCGATAGCAGCTTTCTGTACCACATGCCTGCAGGCTATCTGGGCTTGGTGAAGGCCGGGATGGGGAACTGGTGCTACGAAACCGTTCCACAGCCGGGTTTGAACGGGCGCACCATGTATTTCCCGCGCGGAAAGGTTCTTGGCGGCTCCAGTTCCATCAACGCGCTCGTTTTTGTGCGCGGAAACGCTGGAGATTTCGACGGCTGGGCGGAATCCGGAGCGCAGGGCTGGTCCTATCGCGAATGCCTGCCCTACTTCAAGAAACTGGAAAGTTTTGAAAAGGGTGAAGATCCCTATCGAGGCGGAAACGGTCCGATCGGTGTAAGCGCAGGTCCGCCGATTGAAGACATGTCGGATCTGGGCCAGGCAGTGATAAGGGCCGGCATCGAGGCAGGCTATCGGATCAACCCCGATTATAATGGCGCTACGCAGGAAGGTTTCGGGTCGGCTAATTCGAACATCGCCAATGGCCGTCGACAGAGTACCGCATCCACTTATCTAGCGCAGGCTGCAGGACGGCCAAACTTCCGGATCATCTCGTCGGCTCATGTTACGCGCATCCTGTTCGAAAAGGGACGCGCCGTAGGCGTTGAATATATCTCAAAAAAGAAACTGCATCGCCTCGATACAGGCGGTGAGATCATCCTTTCTGGCGGCGCCGTGCATTCTCCCCAGCTTCTGCAACTGTCGGGCGTTGGGCCTGCGGCGCTGCTGCGCGCTGCGGGGGTCGACGTGGTCGTGGATCTGCCAGGCGTTGGCGAGAACCTGCAGGATCACCTCACAGTGAACCTTCAGCAGGAGATCACCAAGCCCTGGTCGGAACTGGGCAAGATGAAGCCGCTCAACACGATAAAGGCGCTGGCGCAATATGCCCTCTTCACCTCGGGCCCGACGACTTCCAACGGGCAGGAGATTCTTGCGTTTCTGAAAAGTGACAACGCGCTCGCAGAACCCGACATCCAATTTCACTTTCCCAAGATCATGGTCCAGGATCACGGTCGCATCATCATAAAGCGGGAAGGGATCACGGCCGTAGCCAACTTCTCCCGGCCACGCAGCCGGGGAACCGTTCGGATTTCATCCGCTGATCCGCGGCAGGCGCCGGTGATCGATCCAAAATATTTCTCCGACCCCGAAGATATCCGGATCACACGCGAAGCCATTCGAATGGGTCGGGACATTTTCGCGCAGCCGGCATTTGACGATCTGCGCGGGCCGGAATTCGCGCCGGGCGAGCAAGTGCAAAGCGACGAGGATCTCGATCAATATATCCGCGACACAATATATAGCGGTTATCATGCATGCGGAACCTGCAAGATGGGTGTGGACGAGTTGGCGGTGGTTGATCCAACGACGCTCAAAGTACGCGGGATCGACGGGCTGCGGGTGGCGGACGCCTCGATCATGCCGGCGATCGTCAGTGGAAACACCAATGCCGCATCGATGATGATCGGCGAAAAGGCCGCGGATCTCATCAAGGGCATCTCTCCGGCCATGTCCTGA
- a CDS encoding acyl-CoA dehydrogenase family protein — MSIDIELNEEIARGASRFLAARMPIKPTGPFPSSEELKSVWTELLGLGWPYVLATDHGSSAGASQVEAIFRSIGRHPIIGPTIDMFIGLPLTWRAAEEVAQQLLEPYMMGEKLLAMARLTETPDQRVSPDVWAGCRFSADRISGFKTLVDNVELCDALLVHGLDGDEPVLLLVDAAAAGVRVEKLSTPDLSRRFAMVHFEQAAATVLVRGTQALQVEQAIERFGRLATVAELCGLAETGLAMAVDYAKLRKQFGRTIGSFQAIKHLLAEGKMLEYGLSCVSTRLAEEMEEAVDGDGGALAATRALCYASRSAQSVFDIALQVHGGIGFTLEYGLSWYYNRAAGLWGLWGDPNSLALQLGRRQCGCEPENGATAG; from the coding sequence GTGAGCATAGACATTGAACTGAACGAGGAAATCGCCCGGGGTGCGTCTCGGTTCCTTGCGGCGCGAATGCCGATCAAGCCGACCGGCCCATTTCCTTCCAGTGAAGAACTGAAGAGCGTCTGGACAGAATTGCTGGGCCTTGGATGGCCCTATGTTCTGGCGACCGATCATGGATCGTCCGCCGGCGCTTCTCAGGTCGAGGCGATATTTCGTTCGATTGGCCGGCACCCCATCATCGGCCCCACGATCGACATGTTCATCGGTCTCCCGCTGACATGGCGCGCGGCGGAAGAAGTGGCGCAGCAATTACTGGAACCCTATATGATGGGAGAAAAGCTGCTGGCGATGGCGCGCCTGACCGAAACGCCTGACCAGCGCGTCAGCCCGGACGTATGGGCGGGATGCCGGTTTTCCGCCGACCGGATCAGCGGTTTCAAGACGTTGGTCGATAATGTCGAATTGTGCGACGCCCTCCTGGTCCATGGTCTCGATGGTGACGAGCCGGTCCTCTTGCTGGTGGACGCCGCCGCGGCCGGCGTGCGCGTCGAGAAACTTTCGACGCCCGATCTGTCCCGGCGCTTCGCGATGGTTCATTTCGAGCAGGCGGCCGCAACCGTTCTGGTTCGTGGGACGCAGGCCCTGCAGGTCGAACAGGCGATCGAGCGGTTCGGGCGGCTGGCAACGGTCGCGGAATTGTGCGGGCTGGCCGAAACCGGCCTCGCTATGGCTGTGGACTACGCCAAATTGCGCAAGCAGTTTGGCCGCACCATCGGCAGTTTTCAGGCGATCAAGCATTTGCTCGCCGAAGGTAAGATGCTTGAATATGGCTTGTCCTGCGTGTCGACAAGGCTCGCGGAGGAGATGGAGGAGGCGGTTGATGGGGACGGCGGCGCGTTGGCGGCGACGCGGGCGCTTTGCTATGCGAGCAGGAGCGCGCAATCCGTCTTCGACATCGCGCTGCAGGTCCATGGCGGGATTGGCTTCACGCTCGAATATGGGCTGAGCTGGTATTATAACCGTGCGGCGGGGCTTTGGGGCCTATGGGGAGATCCCAATAGCTTGGCTTTGCAACTGGGGCGCCGGCAATGCGGCTGCGAGCCGGAAAATGGCGCAACGGCGGGCTGA
- a CDS encoding ferredoxin--NADP reductase: MNDVTIEKPVLEPTGALSVENVLSVRHWNEHLFSFRITRPASFRFRSGEFVMIGLHGDNGKPLLRAYSVASPAWDEELEFLSIKVQDGPLTSRLQLIQPGDQIYLGRKPTGTLVTDALLPGKRLFMLSTGTGLAPFLSLARDPDVYEFYEQVVVVHSVRRVSDLAFHDELTGRLAEDPLVAEQAAGQFHYVPTVTREPFRNNVRIDKLMETGALFEGIPGDQKFNPETDRIMMCGSMEMIKQFGAYFEEQGFPEGSNAAPGAYVIERAFVG, encoded by the coding sequence TTGAACGACGTGACGATCGAAAAGCCGGTGCTGGAGCCGACCGGCGCACTTTCCGTGGAAAACGTGCTGTCGGTTCGCCACTGGAACGAACATCTGTTCAGCTTCCGCATCACCCGCCCGGCCAGCTTCCGCTTCCGCTCGGGCGAGTTCGTGATGATCGGGCTTCATGGTGACAATGGCAAGCCGCTGCTGCGCGCCTATTCGGTCGCCAGCCCCGCCTGGGACGAGGAACTGGAGTTCCTGTCGATCAAGGTGCAGGATGGCCCGCTGACCTCCAGGCTCCAGCTGATCCAGCCCGGCGACCAGATTTATCTCGGCCGCAAGCCGACCGGCACGCTGGTCACGGACGCGCTGCTGCCGGGCAAGCGGCTGTTCATGCTGTCGACCGGCACGGGCCTTGCACCCTTCCTCAGCCTGGCGCGCGACCCGGACGTCTATGAATTTTACGAGCAGGTCGTGGTGGTGCATTCGGTGCGCCGCGTCAGCGATCTCGCCTTCCATGACGAACTGACAGGCAGGCTGGCCGAGGACCCGCTGGTGGCGGAACAGGCGGCCGGGCAGTTCCATTATGTGCCGACCGTCACGCGCGAACCGTTCCGCAACAATGTGCGGATCGACAAGCTGATGGAGACGGGTGCGCTGTTCGAAGGCATTCCGGGCGACCAGAAGTTCAATCCGGAGACCGACCGGATCATGATGTGCGGCAGCATGGAGATGATCAAGCAGTTCGGCGCCTATTTCGAGGAACAGGGCTTCCCCGAAGGCTCCAACGCTGCGCCCGGCGCCTATGTCATCGAGCGCGCCTTCGTCGGCTGA
- a CDS encoding enoyl-CoA hydratase-related protein: MLMVNDVTSYDVDRGVAMIVVDSPPVNALGAIVRKGLAEALARASDDEAVLAVVIMCAGRTFFAGADISEIGKPMAEPTLRDLQVILEGMTKLVVAAIHGSALGGGLELAMAADYRVAAHSARCGLPEVNLGLLPGAGGTQRLPRLVGISNALDLMLAGEPIAAAAAMEMGLIDRLVEDGALGEGAVAFARTVAHEKASVIKTRDRTDRMPSSPEQKTQARKLIEMLRQRHDGYKAKQNIISAVEKTIDLSFAEGVAAEAILFEELKTSPQSAALRYVFFAERQAAKPPETGAGATRGIDKVAVPAVGPSAETLVREGEAAGIVIESAGKIADAGLTFENMPSLMADHDRIRAIVGNGSDPAYLEICLGTDPRRSILFEIVQTDRSSIQDIGSLFRFGKDIGRLCVLSHGATSICDRLAFARDRQIEQLLSEGHALPRIVCGLRGFGFSIPLGPEVEGDERDEARSEQEFAPDLLERVILAIVNEAAHVLQEGAARTASDIDVVAVMGLGWPRYEGGPLYWADSQGLPSIRARLEALGKDHGDAFKPARILSQDVLVQR, from the coding sequence ATGCTGATGGTGAACGACGTGACCAGCTATGATGTCGACCGTGGGGTTGCGATGATCGTCGTCGATTCTCCGCCGGTCAACGCCTTGGGCGCCATCGTGCGAAAGGGGCTGGCGGAAGCGCTCGCGCGGGCATCGGATGACGAAGCGGTTCTGGCGGTAGTCATCATGTGCGCCGGACGCACTTTTTTCGCCGGCGCCGATATAAGCGAGATCGGCAAGCCCATGGCCGAGCCGACCCTGCGCGACCTGCAGGTGATCCTCGAAGGCATGACCAAGCTGGTGGTCGCCGCCATTCATGGTTCCGCGCTGGGCGGTGGATTGGAACTGGCGATGGCCGCCGATTATCGCGTGGCCGCGCATTCGGCCCGGTGCGGTTTGCCTGAGGTCAATCTGGGGCTGTTGCCCGGCGCCGGAGGAACGCAGCGGTTGCCCCGTCTGGTGGGGATATCGAACGCGCTGGACCTGATGCTGGCAGGGGAACCGATCGCGGCGGCGGCAGCGATGGAAATGGGATTGATCGACCGTCTGGTCGAAGACGGTGCGTTGGGCGAAGGGGCTGTCGCCTTTGCGCGAACGGTCGCACATGAAAAGGCGTCGGTCATCAAGACCCGGGACCGGACAGACCGGATGCCCTCCTCGCCCGAGCAGAAGACGCAGGCCCGCAAGCTAATCGAGATGTTGCGCCAGCGCCACGACGGCTACAAGGCGAAGCAGAATATCATCAGCGCGGTCGAAAAGACCATTGATCTGTCCTTCGCGGAAGGAGTCGCTGCAGAGGCGATACTCTTCGAGGAGTTGAAGACCAGCCCGCAGTCCGCAGCCTTGCGCTATGTTTTCTTTGCTGAGCGGCAAGCCGCCAAGCCGCCTGAAACAGGAGCCGGCGCGACCCGCGGTATCGACAAGGTCGCCGTCCCGGCGGTCGGTCCTTCTGCGGAAACCCTGGTGCGGGAAGGGGAGGCTGCGGGCATTGTCATTGAATCCGCCGGGAAGATCGCCGACGCCGGCCTGACTTTTGAAAATATGCCATCTTTGATGGCGGACCATGATCGGATCCGGGCCATCGTCGGAAACGGGTCTGACCCGGCGTATCTGGAGATTTGCCTGGGTACAGACCCCCGGCGGTCTATATTGTTCGAGATCGTGCAAACCGACAGGTCCTCTATCCAGGACATCGGTTCCCTTTTCCGCTTCGGGAAGGACATAGGGCGTCTGTGCGTGTTGAGCCACGGGGCGACCTCGATATGCGACCGTCTTGCGTTTGCGCGCGATCGGCAGATTGAGCAGCTTCTAAGCGAAGGCCATGCCTTGCCCCGGATTGTGTGTGGGTTGCGCGGCTTTGGCTTTTCGATCCCCCTCGGGCCGGAAGTGGAGGGTGACGAACGGGACGAAGCGCGTTCCGAACAAGAGTTTGCGCCTGATCTGCTGGAGCGCGTGATCCTGGCTATCGTGAATGAAGCGGCGCATGTGCTGCAGGAAGGCGCGGCGCGAACGGCTTCGGACATCGACGTGGTGGCGGTGATGGGCCTGGGCTGGCCGCGTTACGAAGGGGGGCCACTCTACTGGGCGGATAGTCAGGGACTCCCATCAATAAGGGCGCGGCTGGAAGCGCTGGGGAAGGACCATGGAGACGCTTTCAAGCCTGCGCGCATTCTTAGCCAGGACGTGCTGGTGCAGCGTTGA
- a CDS encoding acyl-CoA dehydrogenase family protein: MSELIELPEDLGEFRRVARAWLAEQKFPVIPNDPDERLQALRDWQRYLASKGWLGLGWPVECGGRGLTLVHQAVFAQELTRAGGPPPMINAVDVVGSTIVEFGDDEQKRRLLPKMLTAEEVWCQGFSEPNSGSDLASLTTTAERVEGGFIVNGQKIWSTRATVATWIALLVRTDRSAPAHKGISYLVLKLDTPGITVRGIEQLNGEAEFAEVAFENVFVPEDGLLGSLNEGWAYAMHTLSFERGCYMLRRTTDLAMDFQMVVDELRAGGAPVEDWVARRIGELDADLYAFEAQSRPIAARLMARSDEPDVTDSLDKMVLAAFEQKLSRWSRELLGGYANISSRHPGGLDADRIVQRYYWSRAASIYGGTAQIQRNIVAERILGLPREGKLQ, translated from the coding sequence ATGAGCGAATTGATTGAACTTCCGGAGGATTTGGGCGAGTTTCGCCGCGTTGCACGGGCGTGGCTTGCCGAACAGAAATTTCCCGTCATCCCGAATGATCCTGACGAGCGGCTTCAGGCGCTGCGCGACTGGCAGCGTTATCTTGCGTCCAAGGGCTGGCTGGGTCTCGGCTGGCCGGTGGAATGCGGAGGGCGGGGCCTTACGCTGGTGCATCAGGCGGTCTTCGCGCAGGAACTCACCCGCGCCGGTGGTCCGCCACCGATGATCAACGCCGTAGACGTGGTCGGATCGACCATCGTGGAATTCGGAGACGACGAGCAGAAGCGTCGGCTTCTGCCCAAGATGCTGACCGCAGAGGAGGTCTGGTGTCAGGGCTTTTCCGAGCCGAACAGCGGGTCCGATCTCGCTTCCCTGACCACGACGGCCGAGCGCGTCGAGGGCGGCTTCATCGTCAATGGCCAGAAGATTTGGAGCACGCGCGCTACGGTCGCGACCTGGATCGCACTGCTTGTCCGGACCGACCGTTCGGCCCCTGCGCACAAGGGTATCTCTTATCTGGTGCTGAAGCTCGATACGCCCGGAATAACGGTGCGAGGCATCGAGCAGTTGAACGGCGAGGCGGAATTCGCCGAAGTAGCATTTGAAAATGTGTTCGTGCCCGAAGACGGCCTGCTCGGTTCGCTGAACGAAGGCTGGGCTTATGCCATGCACACCCTCTCGTTCGAGCGGGGATGCTATATGCTTCGCCGTACCACGGACCTGGCGATGGATTTCCAGATGGTTGTGGACGAACTGCGCGCCGGTGGTGCGCCGGTCGAAGATTGGGTGGCGCGCCGCATAGGGGAGCTGGACGCCGACCTTTATGCCTTTGAAGCCCAGTCCCGTCCTATCGCGGCACGGCTGATGGCGCGATCGGACGAGCCGGACGTGACCGATTCCCTGGACAAGATGGTGCTCGCGGCGTTTGAGCAGAAGCTGTCGCGCTGGAGCCGGGAGCTGCTGGGCGGATATGCGAATATCTCCTCCCGCCATCCCGGAGGGCTGGATGCCGACCGCATCGTCCAGAGATATTACTGGAGCCGGGCCGCATCCATTTATGGCGGCACCGCACAAATTCAGAGGAACATCGTGGCGGAGCGTATCCTAGGCCTGCCCAGAGAAGGTAAGCTTCAGTGA
- a CDS encoding aldehyde dehydrogenase family protein, producing MRFDSEYSMTIGGAAVAGTLDLGVINPATGEVFAQAPVCTPAQLDEAVSAARTAYARWRHVPVSERQAMLCRLGDALLDHAEDFARLFTKEQGRPIAGARVEVEAAGNWIKAVSRMEPPVHVLEDSLQRFVETRYVPLGVVCAIAPWNFPLTLAVWKIAPALLAGNTMVLKPSPFTPLCTLKMGELFGEILPAGVLNVICGNDDLGPLMTAHPGFAKIAFTGSTETGKKVMETAARDLKRVTLELGGNDAAIVMPDVDLDQVAQKIFFGAFFNSAQICIATKRLYVHASIYDALRDRLAALAGSTRMGDGSEQGVVLGPVQNKRQYERVLALINDARANGLKLIQGSAPAGEGYFVPVTIVDNPPETSRVVREEAFGPVLPMLKFDSIDEVVARANDCEFGLAGAVWSGDENIALEIARRLETGTVWINQNLQVRADAPFAGHKQSGFGVENGLEGLLEYMVPQVVNVARG from the coding sequence GTGCGTTTCGACAGCGAATATTCCATGACGATCGGCGGCGCGGCAGTGGCGGGCACCCTTGATCTGGGCGTGATAAATCCCGCTACGGGGGAAGTGTTCGCGCAAGCGCCGGTCTGCACGCCTGCGCAGCTTGACGAGGCCGTATCGGCCGCTCGGACCGCCTACGCCCGGTGGCGGCACGTGCCCGTTTCTGAACGCCAGGCTATGCTTTGCCGCTTGGGCGATGCCCTGCTCGACCATGCGGAGGATTTCGCGAGGCTCTTCACAAAAGAGCAGGGGCGGCCTATCGCGGGAGCACGGGTCGAGGTCGAGGCGGCAGGCAACTGGATCAAGGCCGTGTCCAGGATGGAACCGCCCGTCCATGTGTTGGAAGACAGTCTTCAACGGTTCGTCGAAACACGCTATGTGCCGTTGGGTGTCGTCTGCGCTATCGCGCCGTGGAACTTCCCGCTGACGCTGGCGGTCTGGAAAATCGCGCCGGCTCTGTTGGCTGGCAACACGATGGTGCTCAAACCGTCACCCTTCACGCCGCTATGCACGCTGAAGATGGGCGAGTTGTTCGGCGAAATCCTGCCTGCGGGCGTGCTGAACGTTATTTGCGGGAATGATGATCTGGGACCGCTAATGACCGCGCATCCCGGATTTGCGAAGATCGCCTTCACCGGCTCGACCGAGACCGGGAAAAAAGTGATGGAGACAGCTGCCCGCGATCTCAAGCGCGTCACGCTCGAGCTTGGCGGCAATGACGCCGCGATTGTGATGCCTGATGTCGATCTGGATCAGGTGGCGCAGAAGATTTTCTTCGGAGCCTTCTTCAACAGCGCACAGATTTGCATCGCGACGAAGCGCCTCTATGTCCATGCTTCCATCTACGACGCGTTGCGGGATCGTCTGGCCGCTCTCGCTGGCTCCACAAGGATGGGTGACGGTTCAGAACAGGGCGTGGTTCTGGGGCCAGTTCAGAACAAGCGGCAATATGAACGGGTCCTGGCATTGATCAACGATGCCCGCGCGAATGGGTTGAAGCTTATCCAAGGCAGCGCCCCGGCCGGAGAAGGCTATTTCGTTCCGGTCACCATCGTAGACAACCCGCCGGAAACGTCCCGGGTCGTTCGCGAGGAGGCCTTCGGCCCGGTCCTGCCCATGCTGAAGTTTGACAGCATCGACGAGGTCGTCGCGCGCGCGAATGACTGCGAGTTCGGCCTGGCAGGCGCCGTCTGGTCGGGAGACGAGAATATCGCGCTGGAGATTGCTCGTCGGCTGGAAACGGGCACGGTTTGGATCAACCAGAATCTCCAGGTCAGGGCCGACGCTCCCTTCGCTGGGCACAAGCAGAGCGGGTTCGGCGTGGAGAACGGCCTGGAGGGACTGCTGGAATATATGGTTCCACAGGTCGTCAATGTGGCACGCGGCTGA
- a CDS encoding cytochrome P450, giving the protein MNVPQSTADVIVDPKAYADRDPVDEAFAWLRRNAPFAQVQPKDYDPFWAVTRYADIQEVERQPEIFGNGGRSVILTTTEADRKVRELMNGSPHLVRTLVQMDAPDHMAYRRLTQGAFLPQGLKRIESRVREIAREAVEKMASFGEHCDFARDVSFLYPLRVIMELLGVPQSDEAYMLKLTQELFGGADPDLNRSGAEVDKIKAVENRHAIFTELEGYFSQLTEDRRRCPRDDVATIIANGEVNGCPMGHKEAMSYYTIVATAGHDTTSNTLAGGLWALADNPDQYAKLKGNPALIPGHIDESIRWESPIKHFMRCATRDVEIAGAQVKAGDWLMMCYQSANRDEAVFDDPFRYNIERSPNRHLAFGYGPHLCLGQHLGRMEMRILWEELLPRLDHVELDGQPVRFKANFVCGPKSVPIRFKMH; this is encoded by the coding sequence ATGAATGTTCCCCAATCTACGGCCGACGTGATCGTGGATCCCAAAGCCTACGCGGATCGTGACCCGGTGGATGAAGCTTTTGCCTGGCTTCGCCGCAACGCGCCCTTCGCGCAGGTCCAGCCCAAGGATTATGATCCGTTCTGGGCCGTCACCCGCTATGCCGATATTCAGGAAGTGGAACGGCAACCGGAGATTTTCGGCAATGGCGGACGTTCTGTCATCCTGACCACCACCGAGGCCGACAGGAAGGTGCGCGAGCTGATGAACGGTTCGCCGCACTTGGTCCGCACGCTGGTGCAGATGGACGCGCCCGATCATATGGCCTACCGGCGGCTGACGCAGGGAGCATTTCTTCCCCAGGGACTCAAGCGGATCGAGAGCCGGGTGCGTGAAATCGCCCGAGAGGCTGTCGAAAAGATGGCGTCCTTTGGCGAACATTGCGATTTTGCGCGTGACGTGTCGTTCCTCTATCCGCTTCGCGTCATCATGGAACTGCTTGGCGTCCCCCAGAGCGACGAAGCCTATATGCTCAAGCTGACCCAGGAACTGTTTGGCGGGGCAGACCCCGATCTTAACCGTTCTGGCGCCGAGGTCGACAAGATCAAGGCGGTGGAAAACAGGCACGCGATCTTCACCGAACTGGAAGGCTATTTCTCCCAATTGACAGAGGACCGCCGCCGCTGTCCGCGTGACGATGTGGCGACGATCATTGCCAATGGAGAGGTCAATGGCTGTCCCATGGGTCACAAGGAGGCGATGAGCTATTATACGATTGTCGCGACTGCGGGCCATGACACGACGTCCAACACTTTGGCGGGCGGTCTCTGGGCGCTGGCCGACAATCCGGATCAATATGCGAAGCTCAAAGGCAATCCGGCGCTCATTCCGGGCCACATCGACGAATCCATCCGGTGGGAAAGCCCGATCAAGCATTTCATGCGCTGCGCGACCAGGGATGTCGAGATTGCGGGCGCGCAGGTAAAGGCGGGCGACTGGCTGATGATGTGCTATCAGTCGGCCAATCGCGACGAAGCGGTTTTCGACGATCCGTTCCGTTACAACATCGAACGATCGCCCAACCGACATCTCGCTTTTGGCTATGGTCCGCATCTGTGCCTGGGACAGCATCTTGGACGCATGGAAATGCGCATCCTGTGGGAGGAGTTGCTGCCCAGGCTCGACCATGTCGAACTGGATGGGCAACCGGTCCGCTTCAAGGCAAATTTCGTATGCGGACCCAAGAGCGTTCCAATCCGCTTCAAGATGCACTGA